In Paenibacillus sp. BIC5C1, a genomic segment contains:
- a CDS encoding spore germination protein, which translates to MPLTTTPKKNPHLAESFRINEHNLTTFFAGSDDVIISSHMIGKSPQQIVIVYCSGMVDSKSIYDIILPELTRTYESTHFVRASDIEKSITLQWTSIDIQSNPLGKELMSLRVFEGHMLICIPSLQKMWSMDISHIPTRTPEESTTEVSIRGARDGFIERLSVNIALVRTRLRTNELACNIELIGTRSVTKVALMYIKNIANPDLIDEVKNRLRKIDTERIMTANELEELLSPAKITLFPLTHYTGRPDFAAECLLNGRFILIVDGNPSVIIGPVNLFLLLKSPEDASFPFLPVNVGRMLRFIGLLVTVFLPGFYIALTSFHMDQLPFPLVATISVGRMGLPMESGMEMFLIMLLMELFREAGVRLPSAIGQTLTVVGGLIIGDSAIRAGMVSPLMIVVIAVTVVAGATIVNQVMTSSVLILRFFCFVLGASLGIYGFILSIILFLIYLTDLKSFGIPYLTPLSPLNFKQALVSLFKLPKGWMKRRPVYLETQEPRKEGNDR; encoded by the coding sequence ATGCCGCTCACAACCACACCAAAGAAGAACCCCCATCTGGCTGAATCCTTCCGAATCAATGAGCATAATCTGACGACTTTTTTTGCAGGTTCAGACGATGTGATCATCAGCAGCCATATGATTGGGAAGTCTCCGCAGCAGATTGTGATCGTGTATTGCAGCGGTATGGTCGACAGCAAATCCATATATGATATTATTCTTCCCGAATTGACGCGAACGTACGAGAGTACTCACTTTGTTCGTGCATCAGATATCGAGAAGTCCATTACCCTGCAATGGACAAGCATAGACATACAGAGCAATCCACTGGGAAAGGAACTCATGTCCCTGCGGGTATTTGAGGGACATATGCTCATCTGTATTCCTTCCCTGCAGAAAATGTGGAGCATGGATATCTCCCACATTCCTACCCGGACACCGGAAGAATCCACCACGGAAGTTTCCATTCGCGGGGCGCGGGACGGCTTTATTGAACGGTTGTCGGTGAATATTGCTTTGGTCCGTACCCGACTGCGTACAAATGAACTGGCTTGTAACATTGAATTAATTGGTACACGGTCCGTTACCAAAGTCGCCCTGATGTATATCAAAAACATAGCCAATCCTGATTTGATTGATGAAGTCAAGAACCGACTACGCAAAATTGACACCGAGCGGATAATGACCGCCAACGAGCTGGAGGAACTATTGTCCCCTGCCAAAATTACATTATTTCCGCTAACCCATTACACAGGCAGACCGGACTTTGCCGCGGAATGTCTTCTTAACGGGCGTTTCATCCTGATCGTGGATGGCAATCCCAGCGTCATCATCGGACCGGTTAATTTGTTTCTGCTTCTCAAATCGCCAGAGGATGCCAGTTTTCCTTTTCTTCCGGTGAATGTGGGCCGCATGCTGCGCTTTATCGGGCTATTGGTGACCGTATTTTTGCCTGGTTTCTATATTGCACTGACTTCATTCCACATGGATCAGCTTCCCTTCCCGCTTGTCGCCACCATCTCGGTCGGGCGCATGGGTCTGCCTATGGAGTCTGGTATGGAAATGTTTCTCATTATGCTTCTGATGGAGCTGTTCCGGGAAGCAGGGGTGAGGCTTCCCAGCGCCATTGGTCAGACGTTGACCGTTGTTGGCGGATTAATTATTGGGGATTCGGCCATCCGTGCAGGCATGGTTTCCCCGCTGATGATTGTCGTCATAGCCGTAACCGTAGTGGCTGGAGCAACGATTGTGAATCAGGTCATGACCAGTTCTGTTCTGATTTTGCGTTTTTTCTGTTTTGTACTGGGGGCATCCCTTGGCATATATGGGTTCATTCTGTCCATTATCCTGTTCCTGATCTATCTGACCGATCTGAAATCGTTCGGGATTCCTTATCTGACCCCACTCAGTCCGCTTAATTTCAAACAGGCACTGGTCTCCTTGTTCAAACTTCCGAAAGGATGGATGAAACGCAGACCTGTCTATCTGGAGACGCAGGAGCCTCGCAAAGAAGGGAATGATCGATGA
- a CDS encoding endospore germination permease, with protein sequence MSREKGEITIWLSFSIILLSAGLVCHVLSIPAILDYAGRDGWLSVVAAAPFFMLFLCMMFVIIRRVRGQRLTDWITREFGAIPSWIFRITASLMLLALGSHTLYETTNWTVSTYLQFTPPYVLAGVGALVAAWAAAKGIRSIAMTSSLLLPFVILLGYFVMSANMKYKDYGQLFPIMEYGAGPVLRGMIYSLAGLMEIWILMLFQHDIKSKIRWWHLLLLGLFMLSMAIGPTLGAIVEFGPEEAAKQRNSPYEQWKLVNIGKLLQHVDFLSIYQWLSGSFARVAISIYLIVDLLDFRRPKKRYIAVLVVTFIMCAIAVQWWRIDYIDYYVNHIQFPVMLTYVSVVTVLLTLAAFIHKKDKEAPAHAAHNHTKEEPPSG encoded by the coding sequence ATGAGCCGTGAAAAGGGAGAAATCACGATATGGCTTTCCTTTTCCATCATTTTGTTAAGCGCAGGACTCGTGTGCCATGTTCTGTCCATTCCGGCGATTCTGGATTATGCAGGTAGAGATGGCTGGCTATCGGTAGTCGCTGCTGCTCCTTTCTTTATGTTGTTCCTATGCATGATGTTCGTTATTATCCGACGGGTACGCGGGCAGCGTTTGACGGACTGGATCACGCGGGAATTTGGTGCAATTCCTTCATGGATTTTTCGTATTACTGCCTCACTCATGCTGCTTGCACTCGGTTCACATACCTTATATGAAACAACGAACTGGACGGTATCTACCTATCTGCAATTCACCCCACCCTATGTGCTTGCAGGCGTAGGAGCACTGGTTGCTGCCTGGGCGGCTGCCAAAGGTATCCGTTCCATTGCCATGACTTCAAGTCTTCTGCTTCCATTTGTGATCCTGCTTGGATATTTCGTGATGTCAGCCAACATGAAATATAAGGACTACGGCCAGTTGTTTCCTATCATGGAATATGGTGCAGGTCCTGTCCTGAGAGGCATGATCTATTCGCTTGCGGGACTGATGGAAATCTGGATATTGATGCTGTTCCAACACGATATCAAAAGCAAAATTCGCTGGTGGCATCTGCTGCTGCTCGGGTTATTCATGCTCAGTATGGCGATCGGCCCAACGCTGGGAGCCATCGTTGAGTTCGGTCCGGAGGAAGCAGCGAAACAACGAAATAGCCCCTATGAGCAATGGAAGCTGGTGAACATTGGGAAGTTGCTCCAACACGTGGATTTCCTGTCCATCTATCAATGGTTAAGCGGTTCATTTGCCAGAGTGGCGATCTCCATCTATCTTATCGTCGATCTGCTGGACTTTCGCAGGCCCAAGAAAAGATACATTGCCGTTCTAGTCGTCACTTTCATCATGTGCGCCATAGCTGTACAGTGGTGGAGAATTGATTACATTGACTATTATGTAAACCATATTCAATTTCCTGTAATGCTGACATATGTTTCAGTGGTTACAGTCTTGTTGACCCTCGCCGCATTCATACACAAAAAAGACAAGGAGGCTCCCGCTCATGCCGCTCACAACCACACCAAAGAAGAACCCCCATCTGGCTGA
- a CDS encoding NAD(P)-dependent oxidoreductase has protein sequence MTNTTKAPGETKVGFIGTGVMGKSMAGHIQQAGYPLHVYTRTAAKAEALVKEGAVWHDTPGKLAAECDVIITMVGYPKDVEEIYLGEDGLVANAKPGSYLIDMTTSSPLLAARIYEAAEAKGLHALDAPVSGGDIGARDAKLSIMVGGSTEAFEAVRPLFEQMGTNIVLQGKAGAGQHTKMCNQIAIASGMMGVCEALAYAKTSGLDAENVLKSIATGAAGSWSLSNLGPRMIAGDYEPGFYVKHFIKDMGIALESAKAMGMKTPGLALAESLYQEISSNGLDEKGTQVLYTYYLQA, from the coding sequence ATGACAAATACAACAAAGGCACCTGGAGAGACGAAAGTTGGCTTTATCGGTACAGGCGTGATGGGCAAAAGCATGGCAGGGCACATCCAGCAGGCAGGCTATCCGCTCCATGTCTATACGCGCACGGCCGCCAAAGCGGAAGCGTTGGTGAAGGAAGGTGCCGTATGGCATGACACACCAGGCAAACTGGCAGCCGAGTGTGATGTCATCATTACGATGGTGGGGTATCCAAAGGATGTTGAGGAGATTTATCTTGGTGAAGATGGTCTTGTGGCGAACGCCAAACCGGGTTCGTATCTGATTGACATGACCACATCCAGTCCGCTGCTGGCTGCACGGATCTATGAAGCCGCGGAAGCGAAAGGACTGCATGCATTGGATGCACCAGTTTCCGGTGGGGATATTGGAGCACGTGATGCCAAACTGTCCATTATGGTTGGCGGTAGTACAGAGGCCTTTGAAGCGGTTCGTCCGTTGTTCGAGCAAATGGGCACCAATATTGTGCTGCAAGGTAAGGCCGGAGCAGGACAGCATACCAAAATGTGCAACCAGATCGCCATTGCTTCAGGCATGATGGGTGTATGCGAGGCGCTCGCTTATGCCAAGACATCGGGTCTGGACGCAGAGAATGTGCTAAAGAGCATCGCTACCGGCGCAGCCGGAAGCTGGTCGCTTAGCAATCTCGGTCCGCGCATGATCGCTGGCGATTATGAGCCTGGATTCTATGTGAAACATTTTATCAAAGACATGGGTATCGCTCTCGAATCTGCCAAAGCCATGGGTATGAAGACGCCAGGGTTGGCCTTGGCTGAATCCTTGTATCAGGAAATATCCAGCAACGGTCTGGATGAGAAGGGTACACAGGTGCTTTACACATATTATTTACAGGCTTAA
- a CDS encoding nuclease-related domain-containing protein, with protein MFKKILSLFKSQPELANQISASASSLPSMAPIPTRMVRSRRKKTKSDGDWTRQPEEPSTAQQLHALPGEYKVLNDLLVANTKSRSGYSSIDHVVIGPRGIFVIETRNLTTGEIRGGRREANWTVSSSRIKMYNPLMQHRGHVEAIQAHLGDYKRVRLVSMVTFTNRCRISVDPAVRYVNSDELIIYDHELVETILRKTERLETEVPETLYKEQDIQAIYNMLSAVNSTDPQIRADHMEKAKGIK; from the coding sequence ATGTTCAAAAAAATCCTGTCTCTGTTCAAGTCACAGCCAGAGCTCGCGAACCAGATATCAGCTTCCGCTTCATCTTTACCGTCAATGGCTCCCATTCCCACACGTATGGTCCGCAGCCGACGCAAAAAAACGAAATCAGATGGAGATTGGACCCGTCAGCCAGAGGAACCAAGCACTGCCCAGCAGCTGCATGCTCTTCCGGGTGAATACAAAGTTCTGAACGACTTGCTTGTTGCCAATACTAAGTCCCGCTCGGGTTATTCATCGATTGATCATGTCGTCATTGGTCCGCGGGGGATCTTCGTGATTGAGACACGAAACCTGACGACAGGTGAGATTCGTGGCGGCCGAAGAGAGGCCAACTGGACAGTCAGCAGCAGCCGAATCAAGATGTATAACCCATTGATGCAGCACCGGGGGCATGTGGAGGCCATTCAGGCACACCTCGGCGATTATAAAAGAGTTCGTCTCGTCTCCATGGTGACATTCACCAATCGCTGCCGGATCAGTGTTGATCCAGCTGTGCGGTATGTCAATTCGGATGAACTGATTATCTATGATCATGAATTGGTGGAGACCATTCTGCGCAAAACGGAAAGGCTTGAGACCGAAGTCCCCGAAACGTTGTATAAGGAACAGGATATTCAGGCGATCTACAACATGTTGTCCGCAGTCAATTCCACGGATCCCCAGATTCGGGCTGACCATATGGAAAAGGCTAAAGGCATTAAATAA
- a CDS encoding ABC transporter ATP-binding protein encodes MIKLLYYLKKYRVAAIAALVMMLIELTVELAQPYLISKIIDNGIQQGDLSVVWLWGGVLVGSAVVAFAAGIASSFFASHASLGFGYDLREKLYDKVQAFSYAVFNRFATSSLITRLTGDVTQVQDTVFMSLRFMTRVPLVVIGSMIMAVVVNPKLGLLLVVMVPVLLVFVIWMIKKAALLFRNVQRRLDAVNGVIQENLTGIRLIRVFVRMGHEIERFAGYSGKLMKGTISALRLTETTMPFMLFMMNGCIIAVLWFGRRDITTGSATVGEVVAVINYLLRTIGAMSALSWILVTFSRASASAQRLNEVFDTEEVSEAGQSMETDRSAQTGKGKGNSVIQGAVDFRGVGFSYPGSEITVLEDITFSAKRGERIAIMGATGSGKSSLVQLIPRLYTEDQGNVRIDGNDAEQLDISTLRGAIGYVPQEVVLFTGSVRDNIAWGREDATLEEIKEAARRAQIHETIENLPNGYDTQLGQRGVNLSGGQKQRLSIARALIRRPSILILDDSTSALDVATEARLLGALEELSCTTFIITQKISSTTSADLILLLDDGRLIGQGKHEDLMDSSELYRRIYESQYGEGTPHVQSIH; translated from the coding sequence ATGATCAAGCTGTTGTACTACTTGAAGAAGTATCGAGTCGCCGCCATCGCAGCACTGGTCATGATGCTGATTGAATTGACGGTCGAACTGGCTCAACCCTATTTAATCTCGAAGATCATTGATAACGGTATCCAGCAAGGAGATCTGTCAGTGGTTTGGCTATGGGGTGGGGTGCTTGTGGGCAGTGCCGTCGTGGCGTTTGCCGCGGGTATTGCGAGTTCTTTTTTTGCGTCACATGCGAGCCTCGGCTTCGGTTACGATCTGCGGGAGAAGCTGTATGATAAAGTGCAAGCGTTCTCTTATGCAGTGTTTAACCGTTTTGCCACATCATCCCTGATTACCCGATTGACCGGGGATGTTACACAGGTGCAGGATACGGTGTTTATGAGTCTGCGATTCATGACGCGTGTGCCGCTGGTGGTGATTGGGAGCATGATTATGGCGGTAGTGGTGAATCCGAAGTTGGGTCTGCTGCTCGTTGTGATGGTGCCTGTGCTGCTCGTGTTTGTTATCTGGATGATCAAAAAGGCAGCGCTGCTGTTCCGCAATGTGCAGCGCAGACTGGATGCCGTTAACGGTGTCATCCAGGAAAATCTGACAGGCATCCGGCTGATCCGTGTCTTCGTCCGGATGGGCCACGAGATTGAACGCTTCGCCGGGTATAGCGGCAAGCTGATGAAGGGCACAATCTCCGCGCTGCGCTTGACGGAGACGACGATGCCATTCATGCTGTTCATGATGAATGGCTGCATCATCGCCGTGCTATGGTTTGGACGACGTGACATCACTACCGGAAGTGCAACCGTGGGTGAAGTGGTCGCCGTCATTAACTATCTGCTTCGCACTATTGGCGCCATGTCTGCACTGTCATGGATTCTGGTGACTTTCTCCAGAGCGAGTGCTTCGGCACAGCGGCTTAATGAAGTTTTTGATACGGAGGAAGTCTCGGAAGCAGGTCAATCGATGGAAACAGACCGTTCTGCACAAACGGGTAAAGGGAAAGGCAATTCTGTTATCCAGGGTGCAGTTGATTTTCGGGGTGTAGGATTCAGCTATCCAGGCAGTGAAATTACCGTGCTGGAGGACATTACATTCTCAGCCAAACGAGGTGAGCGAATCGCCATCATGGGAGCGACGGGCTCCGGTAAATCCTCACTGGTACAGCTTATACCAAGGCTTTATACCGAAGATCAAGGCAACGTGCGTATCGATGGTAATGATGCAGAACAGTTGGACATTTCCACATTACGCGGAGCCATTGGTTATGTGCCGCAGGAGGTGGTCCTCTTTACCGGATCGGTACGCGATAACATCGCCTGGGGGCGGGAGGACGCAACGCTCGAAGAGATTAAGGAAGCAGCGCGGCGTGCCCAAATTCACGAGACTATTGAGAATCTGCCGAATGGCTACGATACACAACTGGGACAGCGGGGAGTCAATCTGTCGGGTGGACAGAAGCAGCGGCTCTCGATTGCCCGTGCATTGATTCGTCGTCCAAGCATCTTGATTCTGGATGACAGTACAAGTGCTCTCGATGTAGCCACGGAAGCAAGGCTGCTGGGAGCACTGGAAGAGCTGTCGTGTACAACGTTCATTATTACGCAGAAGATCAGTTCAACCACCTCTGCGGATCTGATTCTGCTGTTGGACGATGGACGTCTGATTGGACAGGGGAAACATGAGGATCTGATGGATTCATCCGAACTGTATCGCCGAATCTATGAATCACAATACGGGGAGGGTACACCACATGTTCAAAGCATTCATTGA